GTTGGTGAAGTTGTTGATATTATTCAAATCCCAGCTTTCTTGTGTAGGCAGACAGATCTTTTAGTTGGAGCTGCAAAAACTGGAAAACCTGTTAACGTAAAAAAGGGTCAGTTTATGGCGCCGTGGGATATGAAAAACGTTGTGGATAAGCTTGTAAAAAGTGATGCAAAAGAGGTTTTCCTTACAGAAAGGGGAACAACTTTTGGTTATAACAACCTTGTTGTTGATTTTAGATCTATACCTATCATGAAACAACTTAAAGCCAAAGTCATTTTTGATGCCACTCACTCCGTTCAAAGACCTGGAGGTTTAGGAAAAGCAAGTGGAGGGGATAGGGATTTTGTTCCTTATCTTGCAAGGGCTGCTGTTGCTGTTGGCGTAGATGGACTATTTTTTGAAGTTCATCCTGAACCAGAAAAAGCATTATCCGACGGTCCTAACATGCTAGATCTTAGCGATTTTGAAAAACTCCTAGGGAAACTTTTTAAGCTCCATTCTTTCATTAAGGAGAATTTTTGATGAAAGACGAGCAAATACACGAAGTAGTTGAGATACTAAGAGAAGAAACAAAGAAGTGGAACGTTCCTGTTGTTTCTTTAATGTCCCAAATGGATAGAGATCCTTTCAAGATACTTATAGCTACAGTTCTCTCTTTGCGAACAAAAGACGAAGTTACAGCTAAAGCTTCTGAGCGTCTCTTTCAAGTAGCAGACGATCCTTACAAAATGCTTGAACTTAGCGAAGAAGATATATCTAAACTTATCTATCCAGTTGGTTTTTATAGGCGAAAAGCAAGGAATATAAAGGAGATATGCAAAATTCTTGTAGAGAAATATAGTGGTAAAGTTCCTGATAGTTTGGAGGAACTTTTAGAATTACCTGGAGTTGGTAGAAAAACGGCCAATCTCGTTATTACACTTGGTTTTGGAAAACTTGGGATTTGTGTTGATACCCATGTTCACAGAATTTCTAACCGTCTTGGCTATGTTAACACGAAAACTCCAGAGGAAACTGAGTTTGCATTGAGAGAAAAACTTCCCAAAGAGTACTGGATAGAAATAAACGATCTTCTTGTGTCATTGGGACAGCACATTTGCCATCCAACTTCTCCAAAGTGTTCCATCTGTCCCATAAAAGAATATTGTGAAAAAAGAGGAGTAAAAAGGAGTAGGTAAATGGGAAGTCTTTCCCTGTTTACAGATCTTTATGAACTTACGATGATGTGCGCTTATCTTGACAATGAAAAAAAAGAGTGGTCTGCTTTTGAACTTTTTGTGAGGAAACTTCCTAAAAATAGAAACTACCTTGTATATGCAGGATTAAACGATGTTATTGAAATAGTAGAAAACCTTTCCTTTTCAAAAGAAGACATTGATTATCTTTACTCTCTAAAACTCTTTCCCGATTGGTTTTTGGACTTTTTAAAGGAATTTAGATTCTCAGGAAACATTTATTCTATGAAGGAGGGAACACTTTTTTTCCAACATGAACCTGTTTTAAGGGTGGAAGCTCCAATTTATGAAGCTCAGCTTCTTGAAACAATTTTAATGAATCAGATTCACGTATCTTCTTTGATAGCAACAAAAGCGGCTCGTGTTTTTTCCGTTTCTAAAAGAAGGACTTTAGCTGACTTTTCTCTTCGTAGAACTCATGGCTTTGATGCAGGGTTAAAGGTAGCGAGAAACAGCTACATAGCCGGTTTTGACTCAACCTCTAACGTTCTTGCGGGAAAAATTTTTGGTATTCCTGTCGTTGGTACCGTAGCCCATTCCTTTATTATGTCGTTTGAAAGTGAAGAAAAAGCCTTTAGAGCTTACGCTAAGACCTTTCCACAAAATACAGTCTTACTTATAGATACTTATGACACTGTTCAAGGGATAAAGAAAGCTATAGAAGTAGCAAAAGAACTGGAGTTAAAAGGTTACAAACTTAAGGGAGTTAGAATAGACAGTGGAAACTATATAGAACTTTCGAAGTTAGCAAGAAAACTTCTTGATGAAGCAGGTCTCTTTCACGCTAAGATAGTTATAAGCGGTGGGCTTGACGAATACAAAATAGAGGAAATTCTAAAAAGTCAAGCTCCTGTTGATGCTTTTGGAGTAGGAACAAAACTTGG
The window above is part of the Desulfurobacteriaceae bacterium genome. Proteins encoded here:
- a CDS encoding nicotinate phosphoribosyltransferase translates to MGSLSLFTDLYELTMMCAYLDNEKKEWSAFELFVRKLPKNRNYLVYAGLNDVIEIVENLSFSKEDIDYLYSLKLFPDWFLDFLKEFRFSGNIYSMKEGTLFFQHEPVLRVEAPIYEAQLLETILMNQIHVSSLIATKAARVFSVSKRRTLADFSLRRTHGFDAGLKVARNSYIAGFDSTSNVLAGKIFGIPVVGTVAHSFIMSFESEEKAFRAYAKTFPQNTVLLIDTYDTVQGIKKAIEVAKELELKGYKLKGVRIDSGNYIELSKLARKLLDEAGLFHAKIVISGGLDEYKIEEILKSQAPVDAFGVGTKLGTSEDSPYIDFIYKLVELDGKPVMKTSEGKKMYPGRKQVFRQTDKDIVAYFEEKFEGEPLLEKVMENGKLIKKLPNLREIRDYFIFNFENFPEEIKDIHQKREYPVVVSEKLESLYEKLKNLGGNHW
- the kdsA gene encoding 3-deoxy-8-phosphooctulonate synthase, giving the protein MIIIAGPCVIEDRDTLFEVARKVKELKERYPEHTFIFKASFDKANRSSIDSYRGPGLEKGLSLLSEVKEKFKLPITTDIHESWQAKPVGEVVDIIQIPAFLCRQTDLLVGAAKTGKPVNVKKGQFMAPWDMKNVVDKLVKSDAKEVFLTERGTTFGYNNLVVDFRSIPIMKQLKAKVIFDATHSVQRPGGLGKASGGDRDFVPYLARAAVAVGVDGLFFEVHPEPEKALSDGPNMLDLSDFEKLLGKLFKLHSFIKENF
- the nth gene encoding endonuclease III, with the translated sequence MKDEQIHEVVEILREETKKWNVPVVSLMSQMDRDPFKILIATVLSLRTKDEVTAKASERLFQVADDPYKMLELSEEDISKLIYPVGFYRRKARNIKEICKILVEKYSGKVPDSLEELLELPGVGRKTANLVITLGFGKLGICVDTHVHRISNRLGYVNTKTPEETEFALREKLPKEYWIEINDLLVSLGQHICHPTSPKCSICPIKEYCEKRGVKRSR